In Meleagris gallopavo isolate NT-WF06-2002-E0010 breed Aviagen turkey brand Nicholas breeding stock chromosome 30, Turkey_5.1, whole genome shotgun sequence, the genomic stretch TACCCGGACCTGCTTTCCGTCGTGCCCTCAGCCTATAAATAAACAGATGGAGGTGGCAGAACACCCCACCAAACACGGCCCCCCCCNNNNNNNNNNNNNNNNNNNNNNNNNNNNNNNNNNNNNNNNNNNNNNNNNNNNNNNNNNNNNNNNNNNNNNNNNNNNNNNNNNNNNNNNNNNNNNNNNNNNCAGCCTTGCTTTGTCCCTGTCTCCCCGCCTCAtcctctcccccctcccagcccccaCCGTCCCCAGGACCCTACCCACAGCCCccgcctcagtttccccatgcACAAAGTGCCTCTCCCCCTCCCTGGCACTTTGGCTGCATCCCACACACAGGGGGCTCAGGCCCACCCTACGGCCCAGGTGGGCTACCTGCCCACACTGGGGTGGGGGGACACTCCACTAGGGTGGGACCCCCCCAGAGTGTGCACCTGAAGCCTCTGGGTGGGGACATGGATGGAGGAGGGGGTTCAGTTTCACATATTCAATGATTTAAACACCAGGCGAGCATCATATTCCCCTCCACCATCTGCTTCCCGCGCCTGTTTTAGCTGAacttacacagaaaaaaaaaaaataaaNNNNNNNNNNNNNNNNNNNNNNNNNNNNNNNNNNNNNNNNNNNNNNNNNNNNNNNNNNNNNNNNNNNNNNNNNNNNNNNNNNNNNNNNNNNNNNNNNNNNCCATGCTGTCACCCACCCTTGGGTGCAGGCGAGGTGCCACCAACACCCAGCGCTGGTAGCCGGCCAGAGCTGTCTCAATTTGCATATTAAATATGTCCCATCTGCATATTAAGGATAATGTCCTATTTAGGAGGCATCTCGCTTCGAGCCAAAAATAAACCCCACGGAAGGGATGGGGTGGATGGCACCATGGGGTGCTGGGGCTGAACCCcctccccagtgtccccaccccacagcagcGCAGTGTCCCTCATCCCTTGTCCCATACATGTGTCCCCTGTGCAGGCATTAAGCTCCCCCCAAGGCACGTGCCCCCCCTTGCACCTAAAGGCACACATGTCCCACGTATCCCCTTCTGTCTCCTTTATTCCCAAAGGGGCACGAcccctctgcttcctcctgTCCCTTCATCTGTCCCACTTGTCCCCAAAGGTCCTCACCCCTCCTTGATCCCCCTGACCCTAAAGTCACACAAATCCTACTTGTGCCCCCCTATAGCTCCCTGCTTGTATCCCCTACTGCTTCCCACTGCCCCCAGCACAGTGGCCCTGTGACCACAGAAGAAGTGCAGTGGCCATGGTGACAACCTGGGGATGAGATCTGCCTTTGGCAATGGGACCCCATGGCAACCAGCACGCAGAGCCTCAGAGCTGAATGGGCACCCTACAAATAAGCCTACAAAAATACATGTTTAACCCCAGCTCCAAGTGGGCACCCTACAAAACCAAACCCATGCTTAATCCCAGCTCCAAGCAGCATCCCTACAATAACACCTCTGTTCCCACAAACTGCTCCAGGTGCCAACCCTACCACAACAAAACACAGCCCAGTCATTACGAGGCCACCCCATGACACTGCTTTGGGGGATGGAAATGCAATATTTAGGAGCAACCCTACAAAAACAaagctgccccagccctgggaaAGCAGCCCTACAACACAAACCTGCAGGTCCCAGCAGGAcaggaggaggtggtggggaGGAGAGCAGCTCAGTCCATCCGCcgtctcctttttttttaagccttaataaaagtttatttgttgttgttgttgtttttatttcctctttagTCTCCCCCGCATCTCCGCCGTGCCGGGACGCGCTTGGCTGCCTTGCTCTGCTTGGGAAAATGTTACCTTTAATTGCTCCAAGCTCAGGCACCAGCGCCTTGATTTGAAATTTCTAGGCTTCAACAAACTGATTTGTAGTCAAATAAGATGAAATATCCGCTGTGTGCCGGGGTCAGCATGGGGAGAGAGGGCAAAGGGACCACAGTACCCACACACACAGTCCCCTTGTGGTGCTGGTGGCCTCCAGGGCCCCACGTGGATCTTCATTTCATTACCCCCCTCCTTACCTCCCTGTCCTGAGGCATGGCATGGAATGGCACTGCATGGCTCAGAATGGCATGGCATGGCTTACCATGGCTCAGAATGGCATGGCATGGCTTACCATGGCTCAGaatggcatggcacagctcagcatggCTCAAAATGGCATGGCATGGCTTACCATGGTTCAGaatggcatggcacagctcagcatggCTCAGAATGGCATGGCATGGCTTACCATGGCTCAGAATGGCATAGCACAGCTCAGCATGGCTCAGAATGGCCTGACACAGCTTTGCACAGCTCCaaatggcacagcacagctctgaatgGCTCAGAATGGCACGGTTGAGCTCAGAATGATGTGGTTCAGCTCAGAATGGCACGATTCAGGCCAGCGTGTCTCcgcatggcacagcacagctcagtagGGCATGGTTCAGCACAGAACGGCATGGCTCATGGCTCCacatggcacagctcagcttGGCACAGTATGGCACAGCATAGCACAGCACGGCATAgaatggcacagcacagctcagaatGGCACAGCGCaggatggcacagcacagctcagaatGGCACAGCACAGTTCAGAATGGCACAGCATGGCTTAGAATGGCACAGCACACCTGAGCACAGCTCAGAATGGCACGGCACAGAATGGCACAGCACATCTCAGCACAGTACAGTTCAGCTCAGCTCCTCAGGAGGGATGCATGCACCTGCTGCAACCAAGGtgtgggcagtgctgtgcaagcGCAGCCTTCACATGgccaccacctcctcctcttcctcctcctcctggcaGGCTGCAGGCTTGCTGCTATGACCCGGCTCCATCCCACTCTGCATTTCTCATCACCATCTCCACCAGCTGAATGAACCTCCGGACGGCAGCCAAGGAGGGGAGAGAGCTGGGAGCCACCATGGGTAGCCCTGACCCACACCATGTGACCGAGCCCCCCTTACACACCCCAGGACAACCCCATCCCCATGATGTGGGATGCACCGTGGtcaggctgggggctgcaggatgctgctggtggGGAACAAAGGACCATTGTTTGCACTCTGTGCCCCCGCCTGCACGCTCGCCGGAAGGTCAGGTGCTTCCTCACCACCCCGAAATAGCTCCTTGTTCTGCTGCCACCgtgggtggggatgggggaagGAGAAGAGCTCCCCACTCTAAAGCCAAATTTGAGGACAGCTCTATCGATGCCATCACCCAGCGGGTGGGCAGGGGGGGCTGCATGAACCCTGCTGCAATGCTCCtagctgggaggggacagagcCTCCCAGTCCCCACCTTGAGATATGGGGTCCCTGTCCCCTTCCCGGTGCAGAGCAGATGTGCACTTGGAGGCAGATGTGTTGCTAAGGGCCCAGGAGTGAGCTGAGaggagggggggggaagagTATTGATTCGTGCTTCCGGGGGAGGAACTGTTCAAAAGCAGAGGGAGCTTTGAGGGGCTTTCAAAGGGCTGGGGAGGTGGTGTGGGGTCTGTGCAGGTGTTGGTGATGCACTGCTGTCACAcgcgtgtgtgtgcgtgtgcagGTGTTGGGgtgtgagcactgctgtgtgcatgtCAGGCTGCTGCTTGCATGCAGGTGTCAGTGTGCGTGTGCTTGTGATGGGCAGGAGGAGCCGTGTGCACAGCAGCGGGGGGGGTGTGTTTGCACACAGGGCTGCTGCGTGTGCACGGGTGTGGGTGGTGTGCTGGGTGTTGGGCAAGCAGGGGGATGCACATGGTGTATGTGGGCGTGTGTGGGTGCGCGTGCACACAGGTATGTGCATGCATGCACGGGcaagagtgtgtgtgtgcaaacaTATGCACGTGTGTGCAGCTGCATGCAGGTGGAGGTGCGTCTTACGTGCATGAGCAGGGTGCGTGCATGCATGTGTGGGCATGTGTGCATGCGTGTGTACATGCGTGTGCATGCATGTGGCTGCATGCACGTGCATTCTGCAGGTACATGCACGCGGGTatgcttttgtgtgtgcatgcatgtgtgtgtgcaagtTACAGGTAGCTATGCAATgctcctgtgtgtgtgtgtgcatgctcTGACCAATGCCTCTGAAATGAGCATCGTTCCAAGGAAAGGGGGCTGCAGTGGATCCGATGcatcccctcccaccccccacccccaacCCCAAGCACCTCGGGATCCTGGCTCAGTTCTTTGGGACGGCCCTCAACCACCAGCAGCCACGGGGCTATTCACAGCACTGACCTCACACCACTGAGATAACTCCGAAAGGTGAAATGAAGGGTATGGCACAGCAGGTGCCGGGCAGCTGCCGGGTTATTTGCAGCGCAGCACTCTCTACCTGCTGCACGGACAGGACTGGCCCACACTGCATGGGGACAATTCCCATCCTAGCTTTCCCCATCACCTTCGGAGCCCTGGTGGGAGGTGACAAATGCGGCACAGCTCTGTCCCACCACCCGAACCTGAGCTGGATCTGACCTCACCGGGGAGGTGGGTGCTCACTGTGGGAACAGCACCCAGTGCCCCCCCTTCCCTCACTGCTGCATTTGGCACCGGAGTTGGGTGGCACCATCGCCATatcactcagtgctgctgctctgtgcctcagtttccccatccaAGCTCAACGGTCActccctgctctgcactgccccagtgctgccatACCCACCGGTCTCAGCTGCTCCCCCAGGGACCACCATCACCCCAGGATCCATTCGGCACCAAACGCGGTGCTACGGGCGATACGGGCGCAcccagccctgagctcctccACTGGGTTTGATGGGATTATCCCCGTGGGCAGGATTACACAGGGAAGAGCCAAGGATTAGCCACGGCGCATCAGCGCGCTGCATCCACGGCCGCTGTCAGCCTCAGTGTCAGCCCAGGGCCTTCGTGCCatactgggaggaactgggacaGAGTGGGGACAGGTAGACCCTGAATCCCACTATGGGGCTGGGACCCCCTTTGGGGGCTGGTGGCGGCTGCCACCTGCTGCGTAATTAAGGGCTGCCGCTCCTGGGAACTGCACGCAGAGATGAGaagcatctcttttttttttttttccccaatttgaCAAAATTGTAATTAAATAGGGAGTAAAATCCCATTAGCACAATCCAGCCCCACTGGGAGTCTCTTCCACTCCAGACAATCCTTCTCCCTCTCCATCCCATTGCAATAAAGGGAACCAAACCCCTGCTTGGTGCTTTTGGGGGCTGCTGTCAAGGCCCGGAGCTACAGGGGTGCCTGGGATGGTACCCAGAGCCACCCAGCACCTTGGGATGATGGGAACAACAAATAAACCACCCACATACCCCAGCACAGATTAAGCAGGAGGAGAGGCAGAGCAccacacagcatcacagcccGCATCCCCAAAACAACCCCCAAAACACAACAACAGAGCCCTACTGCACggctgtgcccacagcccagCCACGATGCTGGAAAACCGCGTCCAAGCTGGCAGCTTTAATTAAAAACCTGAGGCTGCAAGCGtggccagcactgcagcacgGCTCTGCACTGAGCTCCAGCACCTTcacagcacggcacagcacTCACCATGGGGACAGGGCACAGTGGGGAGGGGGAACATCAGAACCTcccaggcagcagtgcagcacgGAGCGATGCTCGCAGGACACACCGCCAGCAAAACCATGGCGTGCAGCTCACGCAGAGCACagtccagggatggtgacacccAGGCTGGCATGTCACCTCCCACCCTATGACTTGAGGTCgtatggtgctgagctgccGAGCCCCCACGGGATGGGGGGCAGTGCacatccctgcagccccacataGCTCTGCACTGGGGATGCGTGCACCCCCATCATCTATGCACCCACCCCAGCCCCGTGCCCACGCTCCCACACATCTCTCCCCATCCCACCAAGGCCATGGGGGCACCGCAGCACGGCCCGTTGGCATTCATCAGGCACGAGCTGAGCTGCTCCCGGCGCTGTCAGGGGGTAATTTGGTAATTTCCCTTTGTTTATGGGAACGGCGGCACTGAGCAAAAACATCTTCTGCCAACCCCTGCACCCGGCAGGCTCAGCACCCATAGCACACAGGGAAGCACAACCCCAGGAGCCCCCCCAGCTCTATGGCCTCAAGAATGCCCCCCCTGTGAAGATGGTGTGCACACACTCCCCCCCCCCCATACACACCACCTCTGAACGCAGCAGCCACGTGCCCCAGTGACAGCAGTGACCCAGTTCCCACGTCACCCCACAGCCGCCTGCACCCCTCTGCATGGGGCTCCACACCTTGCTCTGCCCCCCATTCTCCCCCCCCCTCCGCACTGGATGCGATAGGGATGGCAGCACTGGGGGCCACGTCCTGCACCAGAGCCAAGCAGAGGACTGTGGGGTActggggagaggggagggcaggggtgCCTGCTTTGTCCTCGTCTCCTTGAGCTACAGCTGTAAGAAGGTGGGGGGATGGGGGTTGTCTACCTGTCCCCCACCCCCCATCCAGGTTCTGCTCTGGGTGGAGGGGAAATTGAGGCAGAGAGGATGGCACCGTTCATCCAAGGTCACCCCGAGCCAACAGCACAGCCTGATCCTGCTcccctgagagcactgtcccCCCCCACGGCCCAAACAGGGCCAGCTGCCACCACCCCTCCTCCATTCCCTACTTGATTTGGGGCAGGAGGATGCTCAGGACCCCCCACAGTAATTGACATGGATGATGCAGGAAGAAAGGAGGCCAGGCCTGGGAAGGGGGAGTGCTGGGGGGTGGGCATGCTGCGGGCAGGATGCCCATGGTGACAgcagtgagggtgacagggcagGATTTGGGCCAAGCTCAGCACAACCCACATTATTTTGGGGTTACATCACCAAAATCCATCGCTATAGTGCAGAGTCCCTAAGGAGATGACagcccccccctcccccagcccccGCATGGAGATGCTCAGCTGTGTTCCAAACTGGGGAGCCTGCCAGCACCCTCAGCACATATGGGGTGACCCTATGGGGTGTCATTCCCCCCACAACTGTACCCACAGTGGcaacaaggaagaaaagttaCAGTTCCAGGGAGACAGTGCTGGGCACCCCCAGCTCTCCGGGGGGGGGCTCTGGGCCCGTGGGCTGTTTGGGGGGCAAAGCACTTCCTACTCCTCCCCATTCTGAGCCCTCATCGCTTCTCTTTGCTGTCCTGCCCCATTGCAGCCCCCCACCACAATCCCTTCAGCTAAGGGCAAATGGGGTGGGGGCCTACACCAACCCCCTCCCTCCCCATTCCTGCCCCAATACTCCACATCCCGGCTGTTTCTTATAGGGTAGCGGAGCCCTGTGAAACAAGGAGCCCTCCCCATCCCACTCTGCTTCTTCTCCACCCCCCCCAGTTTGGGAGTACCCCCCTTCTCTCTTCACCCCGGCCCTTCAAGGGCTCAGCACATTGCATTCCAGGGCTGggggtgtgtgtgggggggtcATGATGTAGGGTCGCGgtgatgagatgggatgggggaTGCTGGATGGGTGATGCTGTGTTCAAGATACAGTGCTGGGGGGGAAGNNNNNNNNNNNNNNNNNNNNNNNNNNNNNNNNNNNNNNNNNNNNNNNNNNNNNNNNNNNNNNNNNNNNNNNNNNNNNNNNNNNNNNNNNNNNNNNNNNNNGTGGTCTCCTCTGCCCCCCTCACCACAAGAGGCTGGGCTGGGGGGGTGGTGGGCAGCCCCAGGGGACACGGACGGGACCTGGAAATTGGATTTCTCGCAGATTATGAGATGTGTCTGCTCTGATCAACGGGCCAGAAATAATTAATTACAAACCCAATTATACCAGCGTCCAATAAATCACAGTTGACACAAGCGTTGGCAGGGAGCCGAGAGGCACAGGGTGACACTGGGGGACGGTGACACGTGACGTGGGATGCAGGAGGGTGAGGGGGGCTCACAGGGTATGGACCCCCCCCATACCTCGTGTTTCCCCTTCATCCGGCAGATGCTGATGTCGTGTTGGTTCGACCTCCAAGTCAGCTTCTGTGGGGGCAGAAAATCCAATGTGGGGCCAGGACagaccccccccccccagtgCCCCACAAGAGCCTGGGGGTCTGCCCTTACCCGGTGATAGCGCATCTCACTGCCAGCAGTGGGCTCCAGGCTCACACGGTAGACGTTGTCCCTGCGGGGAGGACATGGATGTCACCACCTCATGGGTGCCTGAGGACACCTCAGAGATGTGCCCTGCACTGTGAGGTTGTGTGCTCTGCGCTCAGCCTGTCTGCCCTATGGGAATGGAGTGGGGTGGGCAATGAGCATCTCTGGGGCGCTCCCCAGGATATAGAATTGGGGTGTCCAAACTCGAAGGCTGGGGAAGACTTTTAGGTGCTAGGAGGGCCCCGGGGCAGGAAGCAGGGTTCCTCCCAAACGATGGGGCCCATAGATATGTGTGGGGCACAGAGCTTGGGGACCACATGTTTCACACCTGTCTCCAACGAAGAGGGTCCTGTTGACCTTGAGGATGCGTTGGATGTTGAGGCGTTCAGTGCCACCACCCTCGGGGCCGCCCGGCCGGCTGCTGCCATGGCCCACGAACACAGCGTAGTGCTTCACATCTGGGGACACCAGGAGGGGGACACGGAGACAgcatcacacacagccccatGGCCAGTCGGGACCCAACTCACAGAGCACCTCAAGCCCCCCAGTCCCGTCCCCTCTCTGTGCTAATCTGTGCTCCCCTGGCCCCTTCCCCAGGCACTCACAGTCCTCGTTTGCCACGGCGATGGGGCTGGGCTCCTCGGGGAAGGTGCTGTGAGCCGTCCTCTCCGCtgtgagcaggagcagcaggacgAGGGGGGGCCACATTGTCTCCCCTGGTGCAGGCAGGCACCCACAGCACCTGCGGATAGGGAAGAGGTGAGACGGGGCAGCATCTTCCTCCCCTCTATGCTCCTAGCTGCACCCCAAAGCCATTGCCAGTGCTCATGGGGTGCCTCGTTGAGGCTGGGGGTCCTGGGAGGACCCCTGAAGCGAAGGGTGATGGTCTGAGATGCTGGGGCTGGGCCAGAGCCAGCAGCCAGCGGTGTGAGATCAGGGATGTGTCTGGGAGATGGGGGAAGTGAGTCCTTCCCCAGCTAAAGAATTCCAAATATGCTGGGAAAAGCAGCCCCCACGCCCTTCTTGAGCCGTTCCCAGcgcctgcactgctctgcattgGAGCTACTGGGTACAAACTGGGTGCAACTTGGGCTCCTGGCTGCAGGACGGCTGCAGGGGCATGgagatggggacatggggatgagGACGTGGGGGGACATGCAGACAGAGGAGCACAGCCATCCCACAGAAGGGAAGATCCCCcattgcagccctgcagctgccactTGCCTTCTCCCTGTCCAAAATGCAATCATACCATCTTGGATAATCAATGGGAAAGTGGTGGTGTGGGAATCAGCCTCACTTACccccccccagcagcacagccctgctgtcaCCATTGTCACCAACCCCCACTGTTCCAGGCACTGTTGCCATCCCCGCTGTGTGCCTGTGGGTGACACGGcgtggggcagggctgggtaATTAACAGGAGGCGATTTAATTGATTCTCAATCTGGCGAGGGCAGCGAGTGGGGATGCGGGTGCCATCGAACCGTCACCCTCTTCTGCAGGGAGTGAGGGGGGGTGACATTGTGGGGGGACAAGGGACACGGGCACCACAGCCGTTCCAGTGCTGAGACCTGACCCAgtccccatcccaatccccTCCATGGTGACAGAGCCACTGGATAAGACCCAGTCCTGCAACCCATGACACTGTGCAGTGTCATGTCCTGGGTGAGAGCTGGCACTGTCTCCATCCTGCCTAGCTCTGGGGACACCCGACCCAATGCTGCTAtgccacagccctgggcaggagCTGACCACAGAGGACCTGAC encodes the following:
- the LOC109363724 gene encoding semaphorin-6B-like, whose protein sequence is MWPPLVLLLLLTAERTAHSTFPEEPSPIAVANEDYVKHYAVFVGHGSSRPGGPEGGGTERLNIQRILKVNRTLFVGDRDNVYRVSLEPTAGSEMRYHRKLTWRSNQHDISICRMKGKHECHPVPLGSLPTLVSTVIYWTLV